Genomic segment of Bacteroidales bacterium:
TTTATAGTTATGGAAAATACCGAAATAAAAATTTTACTTGCTGAAGACGATCACAATCTTGGGACCATACTCAAAGCATACTTAGAAGCTAAAGGATATCCGACAAAACTTTTTGTTAACGGGAAAGAAGCCTATGAGGCTTACGCAAAAGAAAAATTCGATTTCTGTATTCTTGATGTAATGATGCCGATAAAAGACGGTTTTACGCTGGCAAAAGAAATCAGGAAAACCGATAAAAAAACTCCTATACTTTTTCTCACAGCCAAATCCATGCAGGAAGACCGCATTGAAGGTTTGCAGCTTGGCGCCGATGATTACCTTACCAAACCTTTCAGCATGGAAGAACTGTTGCTTAGAATTAAAGCAATATTACGCAGGTCGGTTTCCGATGGTGGCGAACAAAATATTTTTACAATAGGAAAATATATTTTTGACTATTCACATCAAACACTGATGCTGAATAACGAATCGCAAAAACTTACTTCGAAAGAA
This window contains:
- a CDS encoding response regulator transcription factor, with product MENTEIKILLAEDDHNLGTILKAYLEAKGYPTKLFVNGKEAYEAYAKEKFDFCILDVMMPIKDGFTLAKEIRKTDKKTPILFLTAKSMQEDRIEGLQLGADDYLTKPFSMEELLLRIKAILRRSVSDGGEQNIFTIGKYIFDYSHQTLMLNNESQKLTSKEAELLKLLAENLNGILDRSIALNRIWNDDSYFNARSMDVYIAKLRKYLKDDPDIELLNVHGIGFKLLTK